A region of Nitrospirota bacterium DNA encodes the following proteins:
- the tatC gene encoding twin-arginine translocase subunit TatC: MEEDKMPLTEHLTELRKRIFISLGSVLLIFLVSFNFSGEIFGALTLPLKAEMKLSMTSPYVQLTEKPPTPLVFLAPAEAFWMHFKVAFMAAVVASLPVIFLQFWQFISPGLLPKEKKYFLPFLFFAVLLFTVGAVFCFVIILPFAMTFLLGYKTAQMTPMLSVGSYIDFCLKFILAFGAIFELPLVIIFLTRFGIVTPSALARNRKYAVLAAFILAAALTPTPDAFNQTLMAVPIILLYEIGILLSRIMFRKASHG, from the coding sequence TTGGAAGAGGATAAGATGCCCCTCACAGAACACCTCACTGAGCTCAGGAAAAGGATATTCATTTCCCTTGGTTCCGTTCTTCTCATTTTTCTTGTTTCCTTTAATTTTTCCGGGGAAATATTCGGCGCACTTACGCTTCCCCTGAAGGCAGAGATGAAATTGTCCATGACATCTCCGTATGTGCAGCTTACAGAAAAACCGCCTACGCCGCTGGTTTTCCTTGCCCCTGCAGAGGCCTTTTGGATGCATTTCAAGGTCGCGTTCATGGCAGCCGTTGTCGCGTCGCTCCCGGTTATCTTCCTGCAATTCTGGCAATTCATTTCACCCGGACTCTTGCCGAAAGAGAAGAAGTATTTCCTGCCGTTCCTGTTCTTTGCTGTTCTTTTATTTACCGTGGGTGCCGTTTTCTGTTTTGTCATCATACTTCCTTTTGCCATGACCTTTCTGCTCGGATACAAGACTGCGCAGATGACGCCGATGCTGTCGGTCGGCAGCTATATCGATTTTTGCCTGAAGTTCATTCTTGCCTTTGGTGCGATATTCGAACTGCCGCTGGTGATCATCTTTCTCACCAGATTCGGCATAGTCACGCCGTCCGCGCTTGCACGCAACAGAAAGTATGCTGTTCTTGCAGCCTTTATTCTTGCTGCAGCTCTTACACCAACACCGGATGCCTTTAATCAGACCCTCATGGCAGTCCCCATCATTCTTCTCTATGAGATCGGCATACTTCTCTCAAGGATCATGTTCAGGAAGGCATCCCATGGGTAA
- the obgE gene encoding GTPase ObgE: protein MKFVDYAEIFVQAGRGGRGCVSFRREKYVPRGGPDGGDGGRGGHIIFRAARDLNTLLDFRYRREYKAPGGQHGMGQRMHGRDGVDLVIPVPLGTVIRDKESGAVVADLVENAQEFISARGGRGGQGNQHFATATRQVPRFAQPGEEGEEKHLLLELKLLADVGLVGLPNAGKSTLISVISSARPKIADYPFTTLVPNLGVVKFGDYASFVVADIPGLIEGAHRGAGLGFQFLRHIERTRIFLHLVDVSDMSETDPVEQYEKIRQELNLYRDDLISKKHAVVASKIDAASDSGRLDLISEYCKTNAIDFFAISSATRKGIRKMLRYLGDTLIRERE, encoded by the coding sequence ATGAAATTCGTTGATTATGCAGAGATATTTGTACAAGCGGGAAGAGGAGGGCGCGGATGCGTCAGCTTTCGGCGAGAGAAATACGTTCCCAGGGGAGGCCCTGACGGCGGCGATGGCGGCAGGGGCGGCCACATCATCTTTCGTGCTGCACGGGACCTGAATACGCTTCTGGATTTCAGATACCGCAGGGAATACAAGGCACCTGGCGGGCAGCATGGCATGGGCCAGAGAATGCACGGAAGAGACGGTGTGGATCTTGTGATTCCTGTCCCTTTAGGCACGGTGATCAGGGACAAGGAATCTGGTGCTGTTGTCGCCGATCTTGTTGAAAATGCCCAGGAGTTCATTTCTGCGCGGGGCGGAAGAGGCGGCCAGGGGAATCAGCATTTTGCAACTGCCACGCGGCAGGTTCCGCGTTTTGCACAGCCCGGCGAAGAAGGCGAAGAGAAGCATCTTCTCCTTGAGCTGAAACTTCTCGCTGACGTCGGACTGGTCGGTCTGCCCAATGCCGGTAAGTCGACACTGATATCGGTCATTTCATCAGCCCGTCCAAAAATAGCTGATTATCCTTTTACAACGCTTGTCCCTAATCTTGGCGTTGTAAAGTTCGGCGACTATGCAAGCTTTGTTGTCGCTGATATCCCGGGGCTCATAGAGGGGGCACACAGGGGGGCAGGGCTCGGTTTTCAGTTCCTGCGCCACATTGAGCGGACCAGAATATTCCTTCATCTTGTCGACGTATCTGACATGTCTGAAACAGACCCGGTGGAACAGTATGAGAAGATCAGACAGGAACTGAACCTTTACCGCGATGACCTCATCTCAAAGAAACACGCTGTTGTTGCATCAAAAATTGATGCAGCCTCTGATTCAGGAAGGCTTGACTTGATCAGCGAATATTGTAAAACTAACGCTATTGATTTTTTTGCCATCTCTTCAGCAACACGAAAGGGAATAAGAAAAATGCTCAGGTATCTTGGGGATACCCTCATCAGGGAGCGGGAATAA
- the rpmA gene encoding 50S ribosomal protein L27 produces MAHKKGVGSSRNGRDSQSQRLGVKRFGGQIVKAGNILVRQRGTKFHPGNNVGKGSDDTLFALIDGVVQFERKDNIRLKISVYPAAQQ; encoded by the coding sequence ATGGCACACAAAAAAGGAGTTGGCAGTTCAAGGAACGGGCGTGATAGTCAGTCACAGCGGCTCGGGGTCAAACGGTTTGGCGGGCAGATCGTAAAGGCAGGGAATATCCTTGTCAGGCAGAGGGGAACAAAATTTCATCCCGGCAATAACGTAGGGAAGGGTTCTGATGATACTCTTTTCGCATTGATCGACGGGGTCGTTCAGTTCGAGAGAAAAGACAATATAAGGCTTAAGATAAGCGTTTATCCCGCAGCTCAGCAATAA
- a CDS encoding HD-GYP domain-containing protein, giving the protein MDSKQERELHKHSKELINQLSVVLRTSQIHDANNVALVSSISRIVAMLNTFIEQERIITLELRGEFFYINEYRIRYSMEYLLNFDFLVREFKKRELGSVVFKDQIKSEDIKIFIRAFIAASFSQEPFSVLEEKLADVRSIGIGRLQKVVEEDSYDVRKMVKKTYFNAVSFTHGIMNKMKSGEKVNVKKAKRVVESMVDQILEEEQMLLGMTAIKDYDEYTYHHSVNVSILSVALGQRLGLNRKMLTELGMVALFHDVGKMEIPNEVLNKPTNFTDDEWKIIRKHPVWGLKAVLKLKKFDDLTIKSAIVAFEHHMNFDLSGYPKIRKPLELELHSRIVSLADQYDAMTSARVYSRTPMSPDKALSIMMERAGTQLDPLLFKFFTNMVGVYPIGTLVMLDTKELGLVCESNQIFPVRPRVMIIVDSKGNRIRGTTVDLTEKNEREVFLRSISKTMDPNKYKINLAEYLL; this is encoded by the coding sequence ATGGACAGTAAGCAGGAGCGCGAGCTGCACAAACACTCCAAAGAATTGATCAACCAGCTCTCTGTTGTGCTGCGCACCTCCCAGATACATGATGCCAATAACGTTGCCCTGGTATCCTCGATCAGCAGGATTGTTGCAATGCTCAATACCTTCATTGAACAGGAACGGATTATTACGCTGGAACTGCGCGGCGAATTCTTTTATATCAATGAATATCGTATTCGCTATTCAATGGAGTATCTGCTCAACTTTGACTTTTTGGTCAGGGAATTCAAGAAGCGGGAACTTGGCAGCGTTGTCTTTAAGGATCAGATAAAATCGGAAGATATTAAGATCTTCATACGGGCCTTCATCGCAGCGAGTTTCTCGCAAGAACCCTTTTCGGTACTCGAAGAAAAGTTGGCTGATGTCAGGTCCATCGGTATAGGGCGGTTGCAAAAAGTTGTTGAAGAGGACTCATATGATGTCCGGAAGATGGTAAAAAAGACCTATTTTAATGCGGTTTCATTTACCCACGGCATCATGAATAAGATGAAGTCCGGAGAAAAGGTCAATGTAAAGAAGGCAAAAAGAGTGGTTGAATCCATGGTGGATCAAATCCTTGAAGAAGAACAGATGCTTCTTGGCATGACGGCAATAAAGGATTATGATGAATATACCTATCATCATTCCGTTAATGTGAGCATATTGTCGGTAGCGCTTGGCCAGAGACTGGGGCTCAATAGGAAAATGCTGACTGAACTTGGCATGGTTGCATTGTTTCATGACGTAGGAAAAATGGAGATTCCTAATGAAGTCCTGAATAAACCGACCAATTTCACTGATGATGAATGGAAGATCATCAGAAAACATCCTGTCTGGGGCCTCAAGGCTGTACTGAAACTCAAGAAATTTGATGACCTTACCATAAAATCCGCTATTGTTGCGTTTGAGCATCATATGAACTTCGACCTTTCGGGATATCCCAAAATACGCAAACCTCTTGAGCTTGAACTGCACAGTCGCATCGTAAGTCTTGCGGACCAGTATGATGCGATGACCTCAGCGCGGGTCTATTCACGAACTCCCATGTCCCCTGACAAGGCGCTCAGTATTATGATGGAGCGTGCAGGCACACAGCTCGATCCTTTGCTGTTCAAATTCTTTACCAATATGGTCGGCGTTTATCCTATCGGAACTCTTGTCATGCTCGACACAAAAGAACTCGGCCTGGTCTGTGAGAGCAATCAGATATTCCCGGTGCGTCCCCGCGTCATGATCATTGTTGACAGCAAAGGCAACAGGATCAGGGGAACAACGGTCGACCTGACCGAAAAGAACGAACGGGAAGTTTTTTTGCGTTCGATCAGCAAAACCATGGATCCCAATAAATACAAGATAAACCTCGCTGAATATCTCCTGTAA
- a CDS encoding HEAT repeat domain-containing protein encodes MEQQDDIKASKEVIQAILKSKKMIRMYPSNNPIYVKTLEDTYARFGDFFDYHEVLLLKIRQNDIMWENEQVYSSAEKEDNLALFLFKDGLRELTFKKGLTAEEMEEFLKITATDFERDVLDDDIVTLLWEKDFQNIQHVADDVILADEENYEVNAVEQIAEAANDPDNVMKAYQDAFKEDEVLKDVDIVPLTDKDLQHLMQELERDAMDKTKKLVDILFELMYLAESRNDFDDLSVYFMSAVEFAMTQGDIPMVTSILSRLQNVMDDANVDQEIKKYLRKIIAYTGSDAIIKLLGEILDSGQELEDKIIEDLVKHLDKNSVSPLMNILGELKSIHARKVVIDALIFIGPKDIMTLSKGLNDSRWYVVRNIIYILRKISDKRAVEFLLKTVRHTDIRVRKEVIRALGELGGGGVFQTLRECLDDPEIQVRSAAVRALGTITSEAAKRIVMDRINDKTFKDKDFEEKKEYFEVLSHWKDKEVFSFLSETLKKKSFFFGSARSDEARACAAYGLGLLGNKEAISLLQKFKGENSKLIREFSYTAIKRLEHGQ; translated from the coding sequence ATGGAACAGCAAGACGATATAAAAGCTTCGAAAGAAGTAATACAGGCGATCCTTAAATCAAAGAAGATGATACGCATGTATCCGTCGAACAATCCTATTTATGTCAAGACCCTTGAGGACACCTATGCCCGTTTCGGAGATTTCTTTGACTACCATGAGGTCCTGCTCCTGAAGATACGGCAGAACGACATCATGTGGGAGAACGAACAGGTTTATTCCAGTGCAGAGAAAGAGGACAATCTCGCTCTCTTCCTGTTCAAGGATGGTCTGAGAGAGCTGACGTTCAAGAAGGGACTGACTGCCGAAGAGATGGAAGAGTTCCTGAAGATCACGGCAACAGATTTTGAGCGTGATGTCCTGGACGACGACATTGTCACGCTCTTGTGGGAAAAGGATTTTCAGAACATACAGCATGTTGCTGACGATGTGATCCTTGCTGATGAGGAGAATTACGAGGTGAATGCCGTCGAGCAAATCGCGGAAGCTGCCAATGACCCTGACAATGTAATGAAGGCTTACCAAGATGCATTTAAGGAGGATGAGGTCCTTAAGGACGTGGATATTGTTCCGCTTACAGACAAAGACCTGCAGCATCTGATGCAGGAGCTGGAGAGGGACGCTATGGACAAGACAAAAAAACTGGTTGACATACTCTTTGAACTCATGTATCTGGCTGAATCACGCAATGACTTTGACGACCTCTCGGTCTATTTCATGAGTGCCGTTGAGTTTGCGATGACGCAGGGCGATATACCAATGGTTACCAGCATCCTGTCGCGCCTGCAGAATGTCATGGATGACGCGAACGTTGACCAGGAGATCAAGAAGTATCTGAGAAAGATCATTGCATATACCGGAAGTGATGCCATCATAAAGCTTCTCGGCGAAATTCTGGATTCCGGACAGGAGTTGGAGGATAAGATCATCGAGGACCTTGTTAAGCATCTGGACAAGAATTCGGTATCACCATTAATGAACATTTTGGGTGAACTGAAAAGTATCCATGCCAGAAAGGTTGTGATCGACGCACTCATCTTTATCGGGCCAAAGGATATCATGACCCTGTCCAAGGGGCTGAACGATTCCCGCTGGTATGTAGTAAGGAATATCATCTACATACTCAGGAAAATATCTGACAAGCGCGCGGTAGAATTTCTGCTGAAGACCGTGCGCCATACCGACATCAGGGTCAGAAAGGAAGTGATCAGGGCATTGGGAGAACTTGGCGGCGGAGGCGTCTTTCAGACACTGAGGGAGTGTCTCGATGACCCGGAGATCCAGGTGCGATCGGCAGCGGTCAGGGCACTGGGCACTATTACGTCTGAGGCAGCGAAGAGGATCGTTATGGACCGCATCAATGACAAGACCTTCAAGGACAAGGATTTCGAAGAGAAAAAAGAATATTTTGAGGTCCTTTCCCACTGGAAAGACAAGGAAGTATTTTCTTTTCTCTCAGAAACCCTTAAGAAAAAATCGTTTTTCTTTGGAAGCGCCAGAAGTGACGAAGCCAGGGCATGTGCTGCATATGGTCTCGGCCTGCTCGGGAACAAGGAAGCAATTTCTCTGCTGCAGAAATTCAAGGGAGAGAACAGCAAACTGATCAGAGAGTTCTCCTATACTGCTATCAAGAGGCTTGAACATGGACAGTAA
- the trxA gene encoding thioredoxin — protein MSENVFEATSAAWDKEVLGHNGVVMVDFWAVWCGPCRMIAPTVEELAKEYAEKIKVMKLNTDENPEIASRYKIMGIPSIIFFKNGQEADRIVGAVPKPQLKAKIDSLLA, from the coding sequence ATGTCTGAAAATGTATTTGAGGCAACATCAGCAGCATGGGATAAAGAGGTATTGGGTCACAACGGCGTGGTTATGGTAGATTTTTGGGCAGTCTGGTGCGGTCCTTGCCGCATGATAGCCCCGACGGTTGAGGAACTTGCAAAGGAATATGCTGAAAAAATAAAAGTGATGAAGCTTAATACAGACGAAAATCCGGAAATAGCAAGCAGATACAAGATCATGGGAATCCCCAGCATTATTTTCTTCAAGAATGGACAGGAGGCGGACCGCATTGTCGGCGCTGTTCCTAAACCTCAGCTTAAGGCAAAGATTGACAGCCTGCTCGCCTGA
- a CDS encoding TlpA family protein disulfide reductase yields the protein MIKNYFFFLFFALGLVFAACTKTDSKSPAGSAAALNTAAPDFTLKDLAGRNISLSDYKGKVVLLEFWATWCPPCKASVPALVELNKKYGQKNFMLIGVSIDTDSDASEKIRQFAASHNINYTVLLADEATPKTYNITSIPTTVLIGKDGNIVDIYKGYSEELDNKLSAHIEKLL from the coding sequence ATGATAAAGAACTATTTCTTTTTTCTTTTTTTTGCGCTCGGTCTGGTTTTCGCAGCCTGCACCAAAACAGACAGCAAGTCCCCTGCCGGGTCAGCCGCAGCGCTTAATACAGCTGCTCCTGATTTTACGCTCAAGGATCTCGCCGGCCGGAATATTTCGCTTTCCGATTATAAGGGAAAAGTGGTGCTTCTCGAATTCTGGGCTACGTGGTGTCCGCCGTGCAAGGCATCAGTGCCCGCATTGGTTGAACTCAACAAAAAATACGGGCAGAAGAATTTTATGCTAATTGGGGTGTCCATAGACACTGATTCTGATGCGTCGGAAAAAATCAGGCAGTTCGCAGCTTCACATAACATTAACTACACCGTTCTTCTTGCAGATGAAGCTACTCCTAAAACATATAACATCACCAGTATACCTACCACCGTCCTTATCGGGAAAGATGGCAATATTGTCGATATCTACAAGGGATATTCTGAAGAACTCGATAATAAACTGTCCGCTCACATAGAGAAGCTGTTGTAA
- a CDS encoding TlpA family protein disulfide reductase, with protein sequence MRRLLSAASVPVVLVMIILFASCAEKKTEVAEGTRAPKLDVVDVRSGQTVDISQLKGKVIFVNFWATWCPPCREEMPSIEALHRDLQKNGAFLMVTILYKDDAKTALDYMGANGYTFPLFTDHGGASAKRYGVTGVPETYLIDKKGALRKRVIGPADWNSAEAKALINSLLSE encoded by the coding sequence ATGAGGCGGCTTCTGAGTGCGGCATCCGTGCCGGTTGTTTTAGTCATGATAATCCTTTTTGCGTCCTGCGCTGAAAAGAAGACAGAGGTGGCAGAGGGAACTCGCGCCCCGAAGCTCGATGTCGTCGATGTGCGGTCTGGTCAGACCGTGGACATCTCTCAGCTCAAAGGCAAGGTCATTTTTGTTAATTTCTGGGCAACATGGTGCCCACCCTGCAGAGAGGAGATGCCTTCGATAGAAGCACTGCACAGAGATCTGCAGAAAAATGGGGCATTTCTTATGGTTACAATCCTCTATAAAGACGATGCAAAGACAGCCCTGGACTATATGGGTGCAAACGGCTATACCTTCCCTTTGTTCACTGATCATGGCGGCGCATCGGCAAAACGTTACGGAGTAACAGGTGTGCCGGAGACCTATCTGATCGACAAAAAAGGAGCACTGAGAAAACGGGTGATCGGCCCTGCTGACTGGAATTCGGCAGAGGCCAAGGCTCTTATCAATTCACTCCTGTCTGAATAA
- the proB gene encoding glutamate 5-kinase, translated as MRRIVVKIGSNIIASAREGLDTNMIDRISGDISIIASEGNDVVIVSSGAVAAGMKKLGMKTKPTDIRFKQAAAAVGQSSLMWAYEKAFADKGKKVAQVLLTREDFAERKKYINAKNTLLTLLSYDVIPVINENDTVTTDEIKFGDNDNLAALVAIMIEADHLFILSDVDGLFENDPRTNPQAKIISYVDEITPDIEQLAGDAGSSVGTGGMYSKVLAAKKATSHGIAVNIINGKKAGLLIPAVTGQHYGTCFRPGEDRMSQRKGWIAYSSRSKGSVILDEGAVSAVRDAGKSLLPSGIVSVEGTFEIGDSVYCLTARGKRIAKGLINYSSTDLKKIMGRKTGEIEEILGFKYSDEVIHRDNLVLV; from the coding sequence ATGAGACGCATTGTCGTTAAAATTGGAAGCAATATCATTGCTTCTGCCCGTGAAGGCCTTGATACGAATATGATCGACCGCATCTCCGGCGACATATCGATTATCGCATCTGAAGGCAATGATGTGGTTATCGTTTCCTCAGGAGCTGTCGCGGCCGGCATGAAAAAACTCGGCATGAAGACAAAGCCGACCGACATCAGGTTTAAGCAGGCTGCAGCAGCAGTTGGACAGAGCAGTCTGATGTGGGCATATGAAAAGGCCTTTGCCGATAAGGGGAAAAAGGTCGCGCAGGTGCTTCTTACACGAGAGGACTTTGCGGAAAGAAAGAAATATATCAATGCAAAAAATACGCTCCTCACGCTGCTCTCCTATGACGTCATCCCGGTTATCAATGAAAATGACACGGTTACAACAGACGAGATAAAATTCGGCGATAATGATAATCTTGCAGCCCTTGTTGCGATCATGATAGAGGCAGATCATCTTTTCATTCTTTCCGATGTTGACGGTCTGTTTGAGAACGATCCGCGAACCAATCCGCAGGCAAAGATCATCTCTTATGTTGATGAGATCACGCCTGACATAGAACAGCTGGCAGGCGACGCAGGAAGCAGCGTCGGAACCGGAGGAATGTATTCCAAAGTGCTTGCAGCAAAAAAGGCTACATCACACGGGATAGCAGTGAATATTATCAACGGAAAGAAGGCGGGATTGCTTATCCCTGCGGTTACGGGTCAGCATTACGGCACTTGTTTCAGACCCGGTGAGGACAGGATGTCGCAGAGAAAAGGCTGGATCGCGTACAGCAGCCGCTCGAAGGGGAGCGTTATCCTTGATGAAGGAGCGGTCAGCGCTGTCAGGGACGCCGGCAAGAGCCTTCTTCCCTCCGGTATTGTCTCAGTCGAAGGGACCTTTGAGATCGGCGATTCGGTCTATTGTCTTACTGCCAGGGGTAAGAGGATCGCCAAAGGCCTGATCAATTATTCGTCAACTGATCTGAAAAAAATCATGGGAAGAAAAACGGGTGAGATCGAGGAGATCCTGGGTTTTAAATATTCTGATGAGGTGATACACCGGGATAATCTGGTGCTTGTCTGA
- the rplU gene encoding 50S ribosomal protein L21, protein MYAIIEAAGFQIKVAPGDTIRVQKITTVGDSANVTFDKVLFVSSDESSMIGSPYIKNASVKAEILKDDKARKVMIFKKKPRKGHKKLRGHRQPYSLVKIQDIVVGG, encoded by the coding sequence ATGTATGCGATTATTGAGGCAGCAGGATTTCAGATTAAGGTTGCACCTGGAGATACCATAAGGGTCCAGAAAATAACTACTGTGGGTGATAGTGCGAATGTCACCTTTGACAAGGTTCTCTTCGTATCATCTGACGAATCGAGCATGATCGGCAGTCCTTATATTAAGAACGCGTCGGTAAAAGCCGAAATTCTGAAGGACGATAAGGCGCGGAAGGTTATGATTTTCAAGAAGAAGCCCCGCAAGGGACATAAAAAGCTGAGAGGGCACCGTCAGCCGTACTCTCTCGTAAAAATTCAGGACATTGTAGTCGGAGGATAG
- a CDS encoding DUF4416 family protein, producing MGTPHPPEKALLFLALLFAAREAFDLALPILRERFGAVLFESPESDWSHSHYYDRELGIPVLRRFIFFRGLFDASTLPEIKLDTNCLEGVFSQDGKRRINIDPGYITSSKVVLASAKDYSHRLYLGRGIYGEVALYFQGNRFHPMPYTYQDYREPRGLDIFEKARKELKKLTRNLRQAPDYPGVSPHQNI from the coding sequence ATGGGAACCCCCCACCCGCCCGAAAAAGCACTTCTTTTTTTGGCACTTCTGTTCGCCGCCAGAGAGGCCTTTGATTTAGCTCTGCCGATTCTGAGAGAGCGTTTCGGTGCTGTTCTGTTCGAAAGTCCTGAGTCTGACTGGAGCCACTCGCATTATTACGATAGGGAGCTTGGAATACCTGTGCTCAGACGCTTCATATTCTTCAGGGGTCTTTTTGACGCCTCGACACTGCCTGAGATCAAGCTTGATACCAACTGCCTGGAAGGCGTATTCTCTCAGGACGGCAAAAGAAGGATCAATATTGATCCTGGTTATATCACGTCTTCAAAGGTGGTTCTGGCATCGGCCAAGGACTATTCACACAGACTCTATCTGGGGAGGGGGATCTATGGGGAGGTGGCACTCTATTTTCAGGGGAACAGATTTCACCCCATGCCCTACACGTATCAGGATTACCGGGAACCGCGCGGCCTGGACATATTCGAAAAAGCGAGAAAAGAATTGAAGAAGCTGACAAGGAACCTCAGACAAGCACCAGATTATCCCGGTGTATCACCTCATCAGAATATTTAA
- the tatB gene encoding twin-arginine translocase subunit TatB produces MFDIGFQELIIIFVVALLVFGPKKLPELAKTMGKWMAEIKRGVYIAKSQIENELNVDYKLPDADIINSLPKDEEKEERPSAGAEVTGKEDKG; encoded by the coding sequence ATGTTTGACATAGGCTTCCAGGAGCTGATAATCATCTTTGTTGTTGCGCTTCTTGTCTTCGGGCCCAAGAAACTGCCGGAACTGGCCAAAACCATGGGCAAGTGGATGGCGGAAATCAAAAGGGGTGTCTATATCGCCAAGAGCCAGATCGAGAATGAGCTTAATGTCGACTACAAGTTGCCGGATGCAGATATTATCAATAGCCTGCCGAAGGATGAAGAGAAAGAAGAACGTCCTTCTGCCGGGGCTGAGGTCACGGGGAAAGAGGATAAGGGGTAA